A genomic stretch from uncultured Pseudodesulfovibrio sp. includes:
- a CDS encoding formate dehydrogenase accessory protein FdhE encodes MSNASASKAVETTLELIRKRTPAYGELADRFGQVFLAIADLRADLMEKGVEIPDIDPVRVAAGAPILAGVDMGMWADDLVDSARALLPVLCTVLELDEETQTFLTGYLADPETVSGLAQARIEGDRKHFENTSVCPENVSPDTLLYISETVSAPVLCAIVETLGKSLSSLVWEHGHCPVCGSSPSISHLSPKEITDLDQLVGGGGKKYLHCSLCGHDWRFKRNACPSCGNDDNESREVFYAENSQYERIEACHKCGQYCLNIDLRECEPRPDLDAIQLGLIHLDIYAHENKLSPITSTLWNTLE; translated from the coding sequence ATGAGCAATGCATCTGCCAGCAAGGCGGTTGAAACGACCCTTGAGCTTATTCGAAAGCGTACACCGGCGTATGGCGAACTCGCCGACCGATTCGGTCAGGTTTTTCTTGCCATTGCCGATTTGCGTGCCGATTTGATGGAAAAAGGGGTGGAAATACCCGACATCGACCCGGTCAGAGTGGCTGCCGGGGCACCGATTCTGGCAGGAGTTGATATGGGTATGTGGGCAGATGATCTGGTTGATTCGGCCAGGGCCTTACTTCCCGTATTGTGCACAGTGCTTGAACTGGATGAAGAAACGCAGACATTTCTGACGGGCTATCTGGCTGACCCCGAAACAGTTTCGGGACTTGCCCAGGCTCGAATTGAGGGTGATCGGAAGCACTTTGAGAACACCTCCGTATGTCCAGAAAACGTGTCTCCTGACACGCTCTTGTATATTTCAGAGACCGTTTCCGCACCTGTCCTTTGTGCTATTGTCGAAACCCTGGGTAAGTCCCTTTCTTCTTTGGTCTGGGAACACGGACACTGTCCCGTGTGCGGATCGTCGCCTTCCATTTCGCACCTTTCTCCCAAAGAAATCACTGATCTTGATCAATTGGTAGGCGGTGGCGGCAAGAAGTACCTCCATTGCTCCCTGTGCGGTCATGACTGGCGCTTCAAGCGTAATGCGTGTCCGTCCTGCGGTAATGACGACAATGAAAGCCGTGAAGTTTTTTATGCCGAAAATTCGCAATACGAACGCATTGAAGCGTGTCATAAGTGCGGTCAGTATTGTCTCAATATTGATTTGCGAGAATGTGAACCGCGGCCGGATCTGGATGCCATTCAGTTAGGACTTATTCATCTCGACATCTATGCTCATGAGAACAAATTGAGTCCCATCACATCGACCCTGTGGAATACGCTTGAATAG
- a CDS encoding 4Fe-4S dicluster domain-containing protein, protein MPKTILVDTSRCTACRGCQIACKEWHELPANTTTQHKWGSHQNPQDLNAYNYKLVRFNEHLEDGKVRWNFFPDQCRHCDLAPCKEMGDLYLEEAIVKDEKTGAVIFTDKTKGFSVEQFEEIREACPYNIPRRNEKTGVLAKCTMCNERIHNGMPPACVKVCPTGAMQFGERDEILKLANSRLATLKKEYPKARLADPDEVNVIYLLIDDPENYHEFSVAESTVGPMSKKQFLATLARPFRAMKA, encoded by the coding sequence ATGCCCAAGACGATATTAGTCGATACGTCCCGCTGCACAGCGTGCCGCGGTTGTCAGATAGCCTGCAAGGAGTGGCATGAGCTGCCCGCCAACACGACCACGCAGCATAAGTGGGGCAGCCATCAGAATCCGCAGGATCTGAATGCGTACAACTATAAGCTCGTTCGTTTCAACGAGCACCTCGAAGACGGCAAGGTCCGGTGGAATTTCTTCCCTGACCAGTGCCGCCATTGTGACCTGGCTCCCTGCAAGGAAATGGGTGACCTGTATCTCGAAGAAGCCATCGTCAAGGATGAGAAGACCGGCGCGGTCATCTTTACCGACAAGACCAAGGGCTTCTCCGTTGAACAGTTCGAGGAAATCAGGGAAGCCTGTCCGTACAATATTCCCCGGCGTAATGAAAAAACCGGGGTCCTTGCAAAATGCACCATGTGCAATGAAAGGATTCATAATGGAATGCCACCAGCCTGCGTCAAGGTGTGTCCCACCGGCGCCATGCAGTTCGGAGAGCGGGATGAGATTCTCAAGCTCGCGAACTCCAGGCTGGCAACATTGAAAAAGGAATACCCCAAGGCGCGTCTTGCCGATCCTGACGAAGTGAACGTCATCTACCTGCTCATTGACGACCCCGAGAATTATCATGAGTTCTCAGTCGCCGAGTCGACAGTCGGTCCCATGAGCAAGAAGCAGTTCCTCGCAACACTGGCCAGACCCTTCAGGGCGATGAAAGCGTAA
- the fdnG gene encoding formate dehydrogenase-N subunit alpha — translation MKLDRRSFMKLAGTSAACLTLGQLGVSLTPVKAYAGTLKISGAKEVVTVCPFCSVSCHVIGHVKDGKLVNAEGDPDYPINEGALCAKGAAMFSMTTSHHRLQKPLYRAPYSDKWEEKSWDWMLDRIARRIKDTRDKDLILKNKKGDTVNRLESMFLLGTSHAGNEECALAHQAMRSLGVVHMDHQARIUHSATVAALGESFGRGAMTNHWIDIKNADSILIMGSNAAEHHPISFKWVLQAKDKGATVMHVDPKFSRTSARSDFHVPLRSGTDIAFLGGMIKYIVENDKYFHEYVTEYTNASLIVGKDFGFEDGLFTGYDEKTRSYDKSKWGFEMDANGVPKRDTSLKNPRCVFQLLKKHYSRYDVTKVSETTGVSVEDLMKVYENFAATGRPDKAGTVMYALGWTQHTVGVQNIRSAGIIQLLLGNIGVAGGGINALRGEPNVQGSTDHTLLYHIIPGYMAMPHNGWQTYDEYIKGNTPVSNDPQSANWWQHKPKYFASLLKAWYGDNATKENGFCYEYLPKIEKGEDYSYLFLFDRMFRNEIRGGIIIGLNPMNSVPNTNKVRKALDNLDWLVTSELHHSETTDNWQRPGIDPKKVKTEVFLLPSAHRLEKEGSVTNSGRWLLWHYQAVKPAFEAKPFGDMFCGFMKRLQKLYEKEGGKLPEAITKLDYPDAYDPEELCARINGRFTRDVEFKGTKYKKGQQVPTFTALADDGSTSSLNWLYAGSYTEKDGNKAKRRSTAQTEMQKNIGLFPNWAWCWPVNRRILYNRASVDLNGKPYNKAKAVIEWKDGKWIGDVPDGGWPPMATGKGKNPFIMSKHGLGQIFGPGRMDGPFSEHYEPVETPVKTNRFSKQLNSPVYKFVDSTMDKLAAPADPNYPIVLTTYSLTEHWCGGGETRNIPNLLEAEPQLYVEMSPELAQEKGIKNGDGVIVESIRGRVEAFAMVTIRMRPLKVHGRIIHEIGMPFCFGWTTPGTGDSTNRLTPSVGDPNTTIPEFKACCVNIRKANKLTELAT, via the coding sequence ATGAAACTCGACCGCCGAAGCTTTATGAAGCTCGCAGGAACCAGCGCGGCGTGTCTCACCCTCGGGCAGCTCGGAGTGAGTCTCACTCCGGTCAAGGCCTACGCCGGAACGTTGAAGATTTCCGGTGCGAAAGAGGTTGTGACCGTTTGTCCGTTCTGTTCGGTGAGTTGTCACGTTATCGGGCACGTCAAGGACGGTAAGCTCGTCAACGCGGAAGGTGATCCGGATTATCCGATCAATGAAGGTGCATTGTGTGCCAAAGGCGCGGCCATGTTCAGCATGACCACCAGTCATCATCGGCTGCAAAAGCCCTTGTATCGCGCGCCTTATAGCGACAAATGGGAAGAGAAGAGCTGGGACTGGATGCTGGATCGCATTGCGCGCCGCATTAAGGATACCCGCGACAAGGATTTGATTTTAAAAAACAAGAAGGGTGACACGGTCAACCGACTTGAATCCATGTTCCTGCTGGGCACGTCCCATGCGGGTAACGAAGAGTGTGCACTTGCCCATCAGGCAATGCGCAGCCTGGGCGTTGTCCATATGGACCACCAGGCAAGGATCTGACACAGCGCAACTGTTGCGGCTCTGGGAGAGTCGTTCGGACGCGGTGCGATGACCAACCACTGGATCGACATCAAGAATGCCGATTCAATCCTTATAATGGGCAGCAATGCTGCCGAACATCATCCGATTTCCTTCAAATGGGTGTTACAGGCCAAGGACAAGGGCGCCACTGTCATGCATGTGGACCCGAAGTTCTCACGTACATCCGCCAGATCGGATTTCCATGTTCCCTTGCGGTCCGGCACGGATATCGCTTTCCTCGGGGGCATGATCAAATACATTGTCGAGAACGACAAATACTTCCACGAATACGTCACAGAATACACCAATGCCTCGCTCATAGTGGGCAAGGACTTCGGCTTTGAAGATGGGCTGTTTACTGGTTATGATGAAAAGACTCGTAGCTATGACAAGTCCAAATGGGGTTTCGAGATGGACGCTAACGGCGTTCCCAAGCGCGACACGAGCTTGAAGAACCCCCGTTGTGTGTTCCAACTGCTTAAGAAGCATTACTCTCGCTATGACGTTACTAAAGTCTCCGAAACCACCGGTGTGTCTGTCGAAGACTTGATGAAGGTGTATGAGAACTTTGCTGCGACTGGCCGCCCGGACAAAGCCGGTACCGTCATGTACGCTCTGGGCTGGACCCAGCATACCGTCGGCGTGCAGAACATTCGTTCTGCAGGTATCATTCAGCTGCTGCTCGGCAACATCGGTGTTGCTGGCGGCGGTATCAACGCCCTGCGCGGTGAACCCAATGTTCAGGGTTCCACTGACCATACCCTGCTGTACCACATCATTCCCGGTTACATGGCCATGCCGCACAACGGCTGGCAGACATATGATGAATACATCAAGGGCAACACCCCTGTGTCCAACGATCCGCAGTCTGCCAACTGGTGGCAGCACAAACCCAAGTACTTCGCCAGCCTTCTCAAGGCCTGGTATGGCGACAACGCCACCAAGGAAAACGGTTTCTGCTACGAGTACCTGCCCAAGATCGAAAAGGGTGAGGATTATTCCTATCTCTTCTTGTTCGATCGCATGTTCCGTAACGAAATTCGCGGCGGTATCATCATCGGGCTGAACCCGATGAACAGTGTGCCGAACACCAACAAGGTCAGGAAAGCTCTGGATAATCTCGACTGGCTTGTGACTTCCGAGTTGCATCATTCCGAGACTACGGACAACTGGCAGCGCCCTGGCATTGACCCCAAAAAGGTCAAGACCGAGGTTTTCCTTTTACCCTCCGCTCACAGGCTGGAAAAAGAAGGCTCTGTCACCAACTCGGGTCGCTGGCTGCTCTGGCACTATCAGGCTGTCAAGCCTGCGTTTGAGGCCAAGCCTTTTGGCGACATGTTCTGCGGCTTCATGAAGCGTTTGCAGAAACTCTATGAAAAGGAAGGCGGTAAACTACCTGAAGCCATCACCAAGCTCGACTACCCTGATGCTTATGATCCGGAAGAGCTGTGTGCCAGAATCAACGGTCGCTTTACCCGTGATGTTGAATTCAAGGGAACAAAGTACAAAAAGGGGCAGCAGGTACCGACCTTTACAGCTTTGGCTGACGATGGTTCCACCAGCAGTCTGAACTGGCTCTATGCAGGCAGTTATACAGAGAAGGACGGCAACAAGGCCAAGCGTCGCAGCACTGCGCAGACCGAGATGCAGAAGAACATCGGCCTGTTCCCCAACTGGGCATGGTGCTGGCCGGTCAACCGTCGTATCCTGTATAACCGTGCCTCCGTCGATCTGAACGGCAAGCCTTACAACAAGGCAAAGGCTGTCATCGAATGGAAGGACGGCAAGTGGATTGGCGATGTGCCCGATGGCGGATGGCCGCCGATGGCCACCGGCAAGGGGAAGAACCCGTTCATCATGTCCAAGCACGGTTTGGGACAGATATTCGGCCCCGGCCGTATGGATGGCCCGTTCTCTGAACATTACGAACCCGTTGAGACTCCTGTGAAAACGAATAGGTTCTCCAAGCAGCTCAACAGCCCGGTTTACAAGTTTGTTGACTCCACGATGGATAAGCTGGCAGCTCCTGCCGATCCCAATTATCCCATCGTACTGACGACTTACAGTCTGACCGAACATTGGTGCGGCGGCGGTGAAACCCGTAACATCCCGAATCTGCTCGAAGCCGAGCCGCAGCTCTACGTTGAGATGAGCCCGGAACTTGCGCAGGAAAAGGGTATCAAGAACGGTGACGGCGTCATCGTCGAGTCCATTCGCGGTCGTGTCGAGGCTTTTGCCATGGTCACGATCCGCATGCGGCCTCTCAAGGTCCATGGACGTATTATCCATGAAATAGGTATGCCGTTCTGCTTTGGCTGGACGACCCCGGGAACTGGTGATTCCACCAACAGGCTAACGCCTTCCGTTGGTGATCCTAATACGACTATTCCCGAATTCAAAGCCTGCTGCGTGAACATTCGCAAGGCCAACAAGCTCACCGAGCTGGCAACCTAA
- a CDS encoding formate dehydrogenase accessory sulfurtransferase FdhD, with amino-acid sequence MPHVKLYALKNEAEVWGREKAESAQTVQLACPVTLQQFADGKLSFREGLVAVESDIRVVVNGQDFGLLTRTPGDDLSLVVGHLFTCSMIRASEDVVDCSFHYKSSSRAEVTLKASDGIHRLYPSPRPAHIAPDRLFDFKQTFERRQNLYKNTHSTHAAALFSIDGEMIAFGEDVGRHNAFDKAIGRALLEGTLGRVNIAMLSSRLALELVIKAATANIPILCGFSAATSSAVNYAERNNITLAGRIRKDTFDIYSNGWRFQ; translated from the coding sequence GTGCCGCATGTTAAGTTGTATGCGTTGAAGAATGAAGCCGAGGTCTGGGGACGGGAAAAAGCCGAGTCTGCGCAGACTGTGCAACTGGCCTGTCCGGTAACCCTTCAGCAATTTGCCGATGGCAAGCTCTCCTTCAGAGAAGGGCTTGTCGCCGTTGAGTCGGATATCCGGGTCGTGGTGAATGGTCAGGATTTTGGGCTGCTGACGCGGACTCCCGGCGATGATCTGTCTCTGGTCGTGGGGCATCTTTTTACATGCTCCATGATTCGGGCAAGTGAGGATGTTGTGGATTGCTCCTTCCACTATAAGTCCTCCTCCCGCGCAGAGGTGACGTTGAAGGCCTCTGACGGTATTCATCGCTTGTATCCATCGCCGAGGCCCGCACATATCGCACCTGATCGGCTTTTTGATTTTAAACAGACCTTTGAACGGCGGCAGAATCTGTATAAAAATACCCACTCAACCCATGCGGCAGCCTTGTTCTCCATTGATGGCGAAATGATTGCTTTTGGTGAAGACGTGGGGCGGCATAACGCTTTTGACAAGGCCATAGGGCGGGCGCTTCTGGAGGGCACTCTTGGTCGAGTGAATATTGCCATGCTGTCGTCACGGTTAGCGTTGGAACTTGTTATCAAAGCCGCGACAGCCAATATTCCTATTCTCTGTGGATTTTCTGCCGCTACCAGTTCTGCTGTAAACTATGCAGAGCGGAATAACATCACTCTGGCCGGGCGTATAAGAAAGGATACGTTTGACATCTATTCCAATGGTTGGCGTTTTCAATAG
- a CDS encoding LysR family transcriptional regulator → MLKSEMLESASGAHGVGPTIAPALGPTMRMHLWVETEEGVLFGLGRLQLLRQVERCGSLKAAAESLGMSYRGAWGKIKTTEELIGRKLIERATNRRAGYHLTQFGCGIARDFDKWYRDVESYAFSKAQECFPFSLEKYE, encoded by the coding sequence ATGCTGAAATCCGAAATGCTTGAATCTGCCAGTGGCGCACACGGTGTTGGGCCCACCATTGCTCCCGCACTTGGTCCCACCATGCGGATGCACTTATGGGTTGAGACCGAGGAAGGCGTTTTGTTCGGCCTTGGGCGATTGCAGTTGCTTCGTCAGGTGGAACGATGCGGATCGTTGAAAGCCGCTGCCGAATCTCTGGGGATGTCCTATCGGGGAGCCTGGGGAAAGATCAAAACCACTGAAGAACTGATCGGCCGCAAACTTATCGAAAGGGCCACGAACAGGCGCGCTGGATACCACCTGACGCAGTTCGGATGCGGTATCGCGAGGGACTTCGACAAATGGTACCGGGACGTCGAATCGTACGCCTTTTCCAAGGCTCAGGAATGTTTCCCTTTTTCTCTTGAGAAGTACGAATAA